From the genome of Argentina anserina chromosome 4, drPotAnse1.1, whole genome shotgun sequence, one region includes:
- the LOC126791845 gene encoding uncharacterized protein LOC126791845 isoform X1, with protein MEVDTLKSEHQEEEEYVLLDLDSVYSQLEIRPNAPYVLSGLDTMQPVLVLDGKFKLVGQWDETIGTCLLFKEEVGSVVHEETGPSEANLFAGKYIVDQKQSSSKQVTPVGRTHRILKFRLAPDFDSPNTASAQISK; from the exons ATGGAGGTAGATACTCTTAAAAGTGAGCatcaggaagaagaagaatatgtATTGCTTGATCTTGATTCTGTTTACTCCCAGCTTGAAATCCGGCCAAACGCACCATATGTTCTTTCT GGTCTGGATACAATGCAACCGGTATTGGTTCTAGATGGCAAATTTAAGCTG GTCGGGCAATGGGATGAGACAATTGGGACATGCCTTCTATTCAAAGAAGAAG TTGGCTCGGTTGTTCATGAAGAAACAGGACCGTCAGAGGCAAACCTATTTGCTGGTAAATATATAGTTGATCAAAAGCAATCTTCAAGCAAGCAAGTAACACCAGTTGGCCGCACTCATAGGATTCTAAAATTCAGATTGGCACCAGATTTTGATTCTCCAAATACTGCATCTGCGCAGATCAGCAAGTAA
- the LOC126791845 gene encoding uncharacterized protein LOC126791845 isoform X2, which yields MEVDTLKSEHQEEEEYVLLDLDSVYSQLEIRPNAPYVLSGLDTMQPVLVLDGKFKLVGQWDETIGTCLLFKEEEAVSKKTC from the exons ATGGAGGTAGATACTCTTAAAAGTGAGCatcaggaagaagaagaatatgtATTGCTTGATCTTGATTCTGTTTACTCCCAGCTTGAAATCCGGCCAAACGCACCATATGTTCTTTCT GGTCTGGATACAATGCAACCGGTATTGGTTCTAGATGGCAAATTTAAGCTG GTCGGGCAATGGGATGAGACAATTGGGACATGCCTTCTATTCAAAGAAGAAG AAGCAGTTAGCAAGAAAACATGTTAG